The Montipora foliosa isolate CH-2021 chromosome 1, ASM3666993v2, whole genome shotgun sequence genome has a window encoding:
- the LOC137970983 gene encoding uncharacterized protein, which translates to MTYQYLTVDMVKAAKEDGGFIDQKTFKTAGKYGFDSVILTDTSMQILDGYITFVRPLLKPQCDFVLVTKNGKQHSKLGNEMSKLVFDAIGKYIHPTRYRQIVETQSLDALDDKEHRLLCEDQKHSSVVAKVHYQKRRSREVAVKAHECLQKLQGTKGSEVDVEVNTRFGSSSSTATFEPTFECARSEHARPKIDTPHSNRLLSQGHQRRPLRFTTDEDDFLKKGIDKHGFGQWTAILRDPDFRFQKGRLADSLKKRAELKFFCSSSEKS; encoded by the coding sequence ATGACTTATCAGTATCTCACGGTTGAcatggtaaaggcagcaaaggaagatgggggtttcatcgatcagaaaacctttaaaacgGCTGGAAAGTACGGATTTGACTCTGTGATTCTGACAGATACgagcatgcaaatactcgacggctacattactttcgtgaggcctttgctcaaaccccagtgcgattttgttttggtcaccaaaaacggaaaacaacacagcaaattgggcaacgagatgagcaagttggtcttcgacgccattggcaaatacattcaccccacgcGTTATCGCCAAATCGTCGAGACGCAAAGTCTTGACGCGCTCGACGACAAAGAGCACCGACTTTTGTgtgaagaccaaaaacatagctctgtcgttgccaaagtacactatcagaagcggagatcgcgcgaagttgccGTAAAGGCCCACGAgtgtcttcaaaaattacaaGGGACCAAAGGCTCGGAGGTGGACGTGGAAGTGAACACTAGATTTGGCAGCTCAAGTTCCACAGCCACTTTCGAGCCAACCTTTGAATGTGCGCGATCGGAACACGCACGGCCCAAAATCGATACTCCGCATTCAAATCGCTTACTAAGTCAAGGCCATCAACGtcgaccgttgagatttacGACAGACGAAGACGATTTTCTCAAAAAGGGTATCGATAAGCACGGATTTGGACAATGGACTGCTATTTTAAGAGAcccagattttcgttttcagaaaggcagGCTGGCAGATTCTTTAAAAAAGAGGGCTGAACTTAAGTTTTTTTGTTCCTCTAGTGAAAAATCCTAA